One window of Klebsiella quasivariicola genomic DNA carries:
- the phnD gene encoding phosphonate ABC transporter substrate-binding protein, translated as MKKYMTGAVRLSAVVAGMMMAWQAAAAQPKELNLGILGGQNATQQIGDNQCVKTFLDKELNVDTKLRNSSDYSGVIQGLLGGKVDVVLSMSPSSYASVYINNPKAVDIVGIAVDDKDQSRGYHSVVIVKADSPYKTLDDLKGKAFGFADPDSTSGYLIPNHAFKEKFGGNADNKYNNTFSSVTFSGGHEQDILGVLNGQFAGAVTWASMVGDYNTGYTTGAFNRLIRMDHPDLMKQIRIIWQSPLIPNGPILVSNALPADFKAKVVAAVKKLDTEDHACFIKAMGGTQHIGPGSVADFQQIIDMKRELVSAR; from the coding sequence ATGAAAAAATATATGACTGGCGCAGTTCGTTTATCCGCAGTGGTCGCGGGCATGATGATGGCATGGCAGGCGGCGGCAGCGCAGCCGAAAGAGCTGAATCTGGGCATTCTCGGCGGGCAGAACGCCACCCAGCAAATCGGTGATAACCAGTGTGTGAAGACCTTCCTCGATAAAGAGCTGAACGTGGATACCAAACTGCGTAACTCTTCCGACTATTCCGGGGTGATCCAGGGTCTGCTGGGGGGCAAAGTCGACGTGGTGCTGAGCATGTCCCCCTCCTCTTACGCTTCGGTTTATATCAATAACCCGAAAGCGGTGGATATCGTCGGCATCGCCGTGGACGATAAAGATCAGTCTCGCGGCTATCACTCCGTGGTGATCGTCAAAGCCGACTCCCCGTACAAAACGCTGGACGATTTAAAAGGTAAAGCGTTCGGCTTCGCCGATCCGGATTCCACTTCCGGGTATCTGATCCCTAACCATGCGTTTAAAGAAAAATTTGGCGGAAACGCCGACAACAAATACAACAATACCTTCTCCAGCGTCACCTTCTCCGGCGGCCACGAGCAGGACATCCTCGGCGTGCTGAACGGCCAGTTCGCGGGCGCGGTGACCTGGGCCTCGATGGTCGGCGATTACAACACCGGCTACACCACCGGCGCGTTCAACCGTCTGATTCGCATGGATCATCCGGATCTGATGAAGCAGATCCGCATTATCTGGCAATCACCGCTGATCCCGAACGGCCCGATCCTGGTAAGCAATGCGCTGCCGGCGGACTTTAAGGCGAAGGTCGTGGCGGCAGTGAAAAAACTGGACACCGAGGATCACGCCTGCTTTATCAAAGCGATGGGCGGTACCCAGCACATCGGTCCGGGCAGCGTGGCTGACTTCCAGCAGATTATCGACATGAAACGCGAGCTGGTGAGCGCACGTTAA
- a CDS encoding helix-turn-helix transcriptional regulator has product MEYKCCSDKYIWSAHDSYFYKGLSELIVDIDELIYLSQEKIRKDFVFINLNTASLNEFIRRDSEWLSAVKGKQVVLIAARKSEALANYWYYNSDIRGVVYVGLSRDIRKELAYVINGRFLRKDIKKDKITDREMKIIRMTAQGMQPKSIARIENCSVKTVYTHRRNAEAKLYSKIYKLVQ; this is encoded by the coding sequence ATGGAATATAAATGCTGTTCCGATAAGTATATTTGGTCTGCCCATGACTCCTACTTCTATAAAGGTCTGTCCGAACTGATTGTGGATATTGACGAATTAATTTATCTGTCGCAGGAGAAAATTAGAAAGGATTTTGTGTTTATCAATCTCAATACGGCTTCGTTAAACGAGTTTATCAGGCGCGATAGCGAATGGCTCTCCGCGGTAAAGGGGAAACAGGTCGTATTGATTGCGGCCAGAAAGTCGGAAGCCTTAGCAAATTACTGGTATTACAATAGTGATATTCGTGGCGTGGTATATGTTGGCCTGAGTCGTGATATTCGAAAAGAGCTGGCCTATGTGATTAATGGCAGGTTTCTGCGTAAAGATATTAAGAAAGATAAAATTACTGACCGGGAAATGAAAATAATCCGCATGACCGCCCAGGGCATGCAGCCAAAATCGATCGCCAGAATTGAAAATTGTAGCGTGAAGACAGTATATACCCATCGGCGCAATGCTGAGGCCAAGCTGTATTCCAAAATATATAAATTGGTTCAGTAA
- a CDS encoding common pilus major fimbrillin subunit EcpA gives MKKKVLAIALVTAFNGMGVAQAADVTAQAVATWSATAKKDTTSKLVVTPIGSLAFQYAEGIKGFNSQKGLFDVAIEGDATATAFKLTSRLITNTLTQLNTSGSTLSVGVDYNGTAVEKAADTVMIDTANGVLGGNLSALANGYNVGGRTTAQDGFTFSIISGTTDGSTAVTDYSTLPEGIWSGDVSVQFDATWTS, from the coding sequence ATGAAAAAAAAGGTTCTGGCAATAGCTCTGGTAACTGCGTTTAACGGTATGGGCGTGGCGCAGGCTGCTGACGTAACGGCTCAGGCTGTAGCGACCTGGTCGGCGACCGCCAAAAAAGACACCACCAGCAAGCTGGTTGTGACCCCGATCGGCAGCCTGGCGTTCCAGTACGCCGAAGGCATTAAAGGTTTTAACTCGCAGAAAGGTCTGTTTGACGTGGCGATTGAGGGTGACGCAACGGCGACTGCCTTTAAGCTGACCTCACGTCTTATCACCAACACCTTAACCCAGCTGAACACCTCCGGCTCCACGCTGAGCGTGGGTGTGGATTATAACGGCACAGCGGTCGAAAAAGCCGCGGATACCGTGATGATCGATACCGCCAACGGTGTACTGGGTGGCAACCTCAGCGCGCTGGCAAATGGCTACAACGTCGGCGGCCGTACCACCGCGCAGGATGGTTTCACCTTCTCCATCATCAGCGGCACCACCGACGGTTCTACCGCCGTGACCGATTACAGCACCCTGCCGGAAGGGATCTGGAGCGGCGACGTCAGCGTACAGTTCGACGCCACCTGGACCAGCTGA
- the phnE gene encoding phosphonate ABC transporter, permease protein PhnE, with translation MKTTHTEFERYYQQVRSRQKRDTVCWSLLLLALYFAAGSAAEFNLLTIWHSLPHFFDYMAETIPPLSAGNLFADVQTKGSLAWWGYRLPIQLPLIWETLQLALASTLVAVAIATIFAFLAANNAWTPAPVRFAIRVLVAFLRTMPELAWAVIFVMAFGIGAIPGFLALMLHTVGSLTKLFYEAVESAQNKPVRGLAACGASPLQKIRFALWPQVKPLFLSYGFMRLEINFRSSTILGLVGAGGIGQELMTNIKLDRYDQVSITLLLIILVVSALDMLSGRLRLWVLEGKK, from the coding sequence ATGAAGACGACCCACACCGAATTTGAACGCTATTACCAGCAGGTACGCTCGCGGCAAAAGCGCGATACCGTCTGCTGGTCGTTACTCCTGCTGGCGCTCTATTTTGCCGCCGGCAGCGCCGCAGAATTTAATCTGCTGACCATCTGGCACTCGCTGCCCCACTTCTTTGACTATATGGCAGAGACCATTCCGCCTCTGAGTGCCGGTAACCTGTTCGCCGATGTGCAGACCAAAGGCTCGCTGGCCTGGTGGGGCTATCGCCTGCCGATCCAGCTGCCGCTCATCTGGGAAACCCTGCAGCTGGCGCTGGCCTCGACGCTGGTGGCGGTCGCCATTGCCACCATCTTCGCGTTCCTCGCCGCCAACAACGCCTGGACCCCAGCGCCGGTACGCTTTGCCATTCGGGTACTGGTGGCGTTTTTGCGCACCATGCCCGAGCTGGCGTGGGCGGTGATCTTTGTCATGGCGTTCGGCATCGGCGCGATCCCGGGATTTCTGGCGCTGATGCTGCACACCGTCGGCAGCCTGACCAAACTGTTCTACGAGGCGGTGGAGAGCGCGCAAAACAAACCGGTACGCGGCCTGGCGGCCTGCGGCGCGTCGCCGCTGCAGAAAATCCGCTTCGCCCTGTGGCCGCAAGTGAAACCGCTGTTTCTCTCCTACGGCTTTATGCGGCTTGAAATCAACTTCCGTTCGTCGACGATTCTCGGCCTGGTGGGCGCGGGCGGTATCGGCCAGGAGCTGATGACCAATATCAAGCTCGACCGCTACGATCAGGTGAGCATCACCCTGCTGCTGATCATTCTGGTGGTGTCGGCGCTGGACATGCTGTCCGGTCGTCTGCGCCTGTGGGTACTGGAGGGTAAGAAATGA
- the phnE gene encoding phosphonate ABC transporter, permease protein PhnE translates to MSVWHMQPDIAASRRQHKQLYQVQGRYLRYLGLVALACVLYYVWFFLQFGISGEQLTTGLQQIGRYLARMFVWHDFWNWPFGYYFTQIVITLAIVFAGTLTATVLALLLSFFAARNIMRGVVLGTLALLMRRLFDVLRGIDMAIWGLIFVRAVGLGPLAGVLAIIMQDTGLLGRLYAEGHEAVDRSPGRGLTAVGANGLQKHRFGIFTQSFPTFLALSLYQIESNTRSAAVLGFVGAGGIGLIYAENMRLWNWDVVMFITLLLVAVVMIMDTLSAWLRRRYIGGAAVPLYQGGR, encoded by the coding sequence ATGAGCGTCTGGCACATGCAACCGGATATCGCCGCCAGCCGGCGGCAGCATAAACAGCTCTATCAGGTCCAGGGGCGCTACCTGCGCTACCTCGGGCTGGTAGCGCTGGCCTGCGTGCTCTATTACGTCTGGTTTTTTCTGCAGTTCGGCATCAGCGGCGAACAGCTGACCACCGGCCTGCAGCAGATTGGCCGCTACCTGGCGCGGATGTTCGTCTGGCACGACTTCTGGAACTGGCCGTTCGGCTATTACTTCACGCAAATCGTCATCACTCTGGCAATCGTCTTCGCCGGGACGCTGACCGCCACGGTGCTGGCGCTGCTGCTCTCCTTTTTTGCCGCCCGCAACATCATGCGCGGCGTGGTGCTGGGGACCCTGGCCCTGCTGATGCGCCGTCTGTTTGATGTGCTGCGCGGGATCGATATGGCTATCTGGGGGTTGATTTTCGTGCGCGCGGTGGGTCTCGGGCCGCTGGCCGGGGTGCTGGCGATCATCATGCAGGACACTGGCCTGCTGGGACGGCTGTACGCGGAAGGACACGAAGCTGTGGACCGCTCCCCCGGGCGCGGGCTGACCGCCGTGGGCGCGAACGGCCTGCAAAAGCATCGCTTTGGCATTTTTACCCAGTCGTTCCCGACTTTTCTCGCGCTGAGCCTGTATCAGATTGAATCCAACACCCGCTCCGCGGCGGTGCTGGGCTTTGTTGGCGCCGGCGGTATTGGGCTTATCTATGCCGAGAATATGCGCTTGTGGAACTGGGATGTGGTGATGTTTATCACCCTGCTGCTGGTGGCGGTGGTGATGATCATGGATACCCTTTCCGCCTGGCTGCGCCGTCGTTATATCGGCGGCGCCGCGGTGCCGCTGTATCAGGGCGGACGCTAG
- the phnC gene encoding phosphonate ABC transporter ATP-binding protein: protein MNSSLAAVAETDFQAFTDLNASRQRKVLSVRNLTKAYHAQHKVLDGISFDLHAGEMVGVIGRSGAGKSTLLHVLNGTHSASGGEILSYPEVGMPHDVSKLKGRSLNAWRSQCGMIFQDFCLVPRLDVLTNVLLGRLSQTSTLKSLFKIFPAADRARAIALLEWMNMLPHALQRAENLSGGQMQRVAICRALMQNPGILLADEPVASLDPKNTQRIMDVLREISEQGISVMVNLHSVELVKAYCTRVIGVASGQLIFDDHPSRLTQDVLQQLYGDEVSQLH from the coding sequence ATGAACAGCTCTCTTGCCGCAGTGGCCGAAACTGATTTTCAGGCGTTCACTGATCTCAATGCCAGCCGGCAGCGGAAGGTCTTAAGCGTGCGTAACCTGACGAAAGCCTATCATGCCCAGCACAAGGTGCTGGACGGCATCAGCTTTGACCTGCACGCCGGCGAAATGGTTGGGGTCATTGGCCGCTCCGGCGCCGGTAAATCGACGCTCCTGCATGTCCTCAACGGCACCCATAGCGCCAGCGGCGGCGAAATTCTTAGCTATCCGGAAGTCGGTATGCCACACGATGTCTCAAAGCTGAAAGGCCGCTCACTCAACGCCTGGCGCAGTCAGTGCGGGATGATCTTTCAGGACTTCTGCCTGGTACCGCGCCTCGACGTGCTCACCAACGTCCTGCTTGGCCGCCTCAGCCAGACTTCAACCCTGAAGTCGCTGTTTAAAATTTTCCCCGCCGCCGACCGGGCGCGCGCCATTGCGCTGCTCGAATGGATGAACATGCTGCCGCACGCGCTGCAGCGGGCGGAGAATCTCTCCGGGGGACAGATGCAGCGGGTGGCAATCTGCCGGGCGCTGATGCAAAACCCCGGCATTTTGCTGGCCGACGAACCTGTCGCCTCGCTGGATCCGAAGAACACCCAGCGCATCATGGATGTGCTGCGCGAGATCAGCGAGCAGGGCATCAGCGTGATGGTGAACCTGCATTCGGTAGAGCTGGTGAAGGCCTACTGCACCCGGGTTATCGGCGTCGCCAGCGGCCAGCTTATTTTTGACGATCACCCCTCCCGGCTGACGCAGGATGTGCTGCAGCAGCTGTACGGCGATGAAGTTAGCCAATTGCATTAA